In a genomic window of Epinephelus lanceolatus isolate andai-2023 chromosome 3, ASM4190304v1, whole genome shotgun sequence:
- the ccdc40 gene encoding coiled-coil domain-containing protein 40 — MQSAAGGAGEGGGEEGMDERPVQNDKDSKPQDESNKAAEDCEVSVPPAQEDQSGPEPDGQTPQPHPDHTGADVDSPTATNSVQENIAQVPLTLHLSNLNTSEDMEDQQPLPEEEEEQEEFIVLDSEHPLVRRQQAALSSQLRKQLERINLELKEKLEMEKADASHIQEKNVEMFRTQEHLGRLQTRLDDRHHTKAQAEAKHQQTQDQLGVMKSHHSSISSRAIKAKADVSQLQAELDNLTLHLTFIQGVSKDLHSKVKAMKNAKGKAGAEKNQAEDQKLKQDLYVEHLTKDMERLTQQIAMYEAQANAQAEETQAAKEALSEAEMEMESLVMTHKQLLQQWSSSLVGMRRRDEAFSAMQEAVRSAEHQVMLLDREIEGYKKSTTEEQEKNETLTMQLNWSQADGATSQKLISQKQIQQDALQAQYSTCLRTLRETEGTLTRLSKETNSHQEEMNNQRRQLEKESAVRLELEDKIMNHIQQKLTHNKAVEHSQRLTSRIAMLKKENIYQLCRLENEILAVGVEGSEVSQHLDSMTATQGALDEEIANYSKLLTANQTKISSFVTLIGQKQASIAKYNKKISQIAASTGHEDLSPLQIKVDALMAQIKELAANVKSNQQLWMRQQGTLVGLTQEIGTNSKDMLKLQAEYTCTQQKKIRWESQIEVEHREEMELDKNLKILRGDLLRLNTHLSKKGQLSQALEQENTLMETDFLHRLKEAERDSIMMQMKHEKTQEEKERLLNSLLEAERQIMLWEKKIKLVKETLSVVDSEVGQGEIQAMKAEIHRMEVRLNQLMKQQEQLLRESEATVARRETIVLRREAMMHSSHKQTTKGELKRVIQGLQRRIKDTHKHVEEHVQVIRELGESQVSLSDRLMQQKQQLVELCSTSYILDAEFGNLQDTKDKNLAHLVALQSHAKKLQGVCEGSYQALSTSESVEATLQNQMERVNTVSTILHRVCEEFPQHQGALRRLSLALAARTQTLEQEKS; from the exons ATGCAGAGCGCTGCAGGTGGGGCAGGTGAGGGAGGTGGGGAGGAGGGAATGGACGAACGCCCTGTTCAAAATGACAAAGACAGCAAGCCGCAGGATGAAAGCAACAAAGCAGCAGAGGACTGTGAAGTATCTGTCCCACCTGCTCAAGAG GATCAGTCAGGACCAGAGCCTGATGGCCAGACCCCCCAGCCTCACCCTGACCACACTGGTGCAGATGTCGACTCCCCTACAGCCACAaattcag tgcaaGAAAACATTGCTCAGGTCCCATTGACACTTCACCTCTCAAACCTTAACACATCAGAAGACATGGAGGATCAGCAGCCTCttccagaggaggaggaggagcaagaGGAGTTCATTGTTCTGGACTCTGAACAT CCTCTGGTCAGAAGGCAACAAGCTGCTCTTAGCAGCCAGCTCAGAAAGCAGCTAGAGAGGATCAACCTGGAACTGAAGGAAAAG CTGGAAATGGAGAAGGCAGATGCCAGCCACATACAGGAGAAAAATGTTGAGATGTTCAGGACTCAGGAGCATCTGGGCAGGCTCCAGACCAGGCTGGATGACCGTCATCATACCAAGGCACAGGCTGAAGCCAAACATCAACAGACACAGGATCAGCTGGGGGTGATGAAGAGCCATCATTCTAGTATTTCTAGCCGCGCCATCAAAGCCAAAGCTGATG TGTCCCAGTTACAGGCGGAATTAGACAACCTGACGCTGCATCTCACCTTCATACAAGGAGTCAGCAAAGATCTTCACTCCAAAGTCAAAGCCATGAAGAATGCCAAAGGCAAAGCAGGAGCTGAGAAGAACCAGGCCGAAGACCAGAAACTGAAGCAG GATTTGTATGTGGAGCATCTAACAAAGGACATGGAGAGGCTGACACAGCAGATTGCCATGTATGAGGCCCAGGCCAACGCTCAGGCAGAAGAGACACAGGCAGCCAAAGAGGCTCTCTCTGAG gctgaGATGGAAATGGAGTCTCTGGTGATGACGCAtaaacagctgctgcagcagtggAGCAGCAGCCTGGTGGGCATGAGGAGACGAGATGAGGCCTTCAGTGCGATGCAGGAGGCTGTGCG CTCAGCCGAACACCAGGTGATGTTGCTGGACAGAGAGATTGAAGGTTACAAGAAATCCACTACTGAAGAACAAGAGAAAAATGAGACTCTAACAATGCAGCTGAACTGGTCCCAGGCGGATGGGGCCACCTCTCAAAAGCTCATCAGTCAGAAGCAGATACAGCAAGATGCTCTGCAGGCCCAATACAGCACCTGCCTCCGCACTCTGAGGGAAACAGAGGGCACTCTCACCAGGCTCTCTAAG GAAACCAACAGCCACCAAGAAGAAATGAACAATCAGAGGAGGCAGCTGGAGAAAGAGAGTGCTGTGCGTCTGGAGTTGGAGGACAAGATCATGAACCACATCCAGCAGAAGCTCACCCACAACAAGGCTGTCGAGCACTCCCAACGGCTCACCAGCAGAATAGCCATGCTCAAGAAGGAGAAT ATCTATCAGTTGTGTCGGCTGGAGAATGAGATACTGGCAGTGGGAGTGGAAGGCAGCGAGGTCAGCCAACATCTGGACAGCATGACTGCCACCCAGGGGGCCCTAGACGAGGAGATCGCAAACTACAGCAAATTACTGACAGCAAACCAGACTAAGATTTCCTCCTTTGTCACACTCATCGGGCAGAAGCAGGCCAGCATCGccaaatataacaaaaagaTCAGTCAAATCGCAGCCAGCACTGGG CATGAGGACCTGAGCCCTTTGCAAATCAAGGTAGATGCATTAATGGCTCAGATCAAGGAGCTGGCGGCCAATGTCAAGAGTAACCAGCAGCTCTGGATGCGACAGCAGGGGACTCTAGTAGGACTGACCCAGGAGATAGGAACCAACAGCAAGGACATGCTCAAACTGCAGGCAGAGTACACTTGCACACAGCAGAAGAAAATACGCTGGGAGA GTCAGATTGAAGTGGAGCACCGTGAGGAGATGGAGCTGGACAAGAATTTGAAGATACTGAGAGGAGACCTGCTAAGGCTCAACACCCATCTGAGCAAGAAGGGGCAGCTCAGCCAGGCACTGGAGCAGGAGAACACACTGATGGAGACAGACTTCCTTCACAGACTTAAG GAGGCAGAGCGGGACTCTATCATGATGCAGATGAAGCACGAGAAGACCcaggaggaaaaagagagacTCCTCAACAGTCTGCTGGAGGCAGA GCGGCAGATTATGCTGTGGGAGAAGAAGATCAAGCTTGTTAAAGAGACTCTGTCAGTAGTGGACTCGGAGGTGGGCCAGGGAGAAATCCAGGCGATGAAGGCTGAGATACACCGTATGGAG GTGCGACTCAACCAGCTGATGAAGCAGCAGGAGCAACTTCTGAGGGAGAGTGAAGCAACGGTGGCAAGGAGGGAGACCATTGTCCTGCGCAGGGAGGCCATGATGCACAGCTCCCACAAACAGACTACAAAGGGCGAGCTGAAACGTGTCATACAGGGTCTGCAGCGTAGGATCAAGGACACTCACAAA CATGTGGAAGAGCATGTTCAGGTGATAAGGGAGCTAGGGGAGAGCCAGGTGAGTCTGAGTGACAGGCTTatgcagcagaagcagcagctgGTAGAACTCTGCAGCACCAGCTACATCCTTGACGCTGAATTTGGAAATCTCCAGGACACCAAAGACAAG AACTTAGCTCACCTTGTGGCTCTACAGAGCCATGCCAAGAAGCTGCagggtgtgtgtgaggggagCTACCAAGCTTTATCCACCAGCGAATCCGTGGAAGCCACTCTGCAGAACCAGATGGAGCGTGTGAACACTGTTAGCACCATTTTGCACCGCGTGTGTGAGGAGTTCCCCCAGCACCAAGGGGCGCTCCGCAGGCTGTCACTAGCACTGGCAGCACGCACACAGACCCTGGAGCAGGAAAAGTCCTGA